In one Streptomyces sp. NBC_01241 genomic region, the following are encoded:
- a CDS encoding helix-turn-helix domain-containing protein gives MDDQGQQPQHEYEVGSGILHVFGQHLKLFRVRAGLERAEFGAMTGYSASSIASFEQGRRIPQPKFIEQADELLDAGGVLKASKEEVARAQDPAFFRDAARLEAEAVELHVYANHGVPGLLQTEEYARAVFEMWRPVLEEEIVDQRVTARLARHEIYSRRPRPIISFVIEECMLRRPLGGDGVLRGQLEQILLIGQYRNVEIQVMPTRREDHAGMAGAFTLIETKEERRIAYVEAHKDSRLYTERRPVREFEEQYGVLRAQALTPRESLALIEKSLGET, from the coding sequence ATGGACGATCAAGGACAGCAGCCGCAGCACGAATACGAAGTCGGGTCGGGCATCCTGCACGTGTTCGGTCAGCACTTGAAGCTGTTCCGGGTACGGGCCGGGCTGGAGCGGGCGGAGTTCGGCGCGATGACGGGGTACTCGGCGTCGTCCATCGCGTCGTTCGAGCAGGGCCGCCGGATCCCGCAGCCGAAGTTTATCGAGCAGGCGGACGAACTGCTGGACGCGGGCGGGGTGCTGAAGGCCAGCAAAGAAGAGGTCGCTCGGGCTCAAGACCCGGCATTTTTCCGGGATGCGGCGCGGTTGGAGGCGGAGGCGGTTGAGCTGCACGTGTACGCCAACCACGGCGTGCCTGGGTTGCTGCAAACGGAAGAGTACGCGCGGGCGGTGTTCGAGATGTGGCGACCGGTGCTGGAGGAGGAGATCGTGGATCAACGGGTGACAGCACGCCTGGCCAGGCACGAGATCTATTCCCGTCGCCCCAGGCCGATCATCAGCTTCGTGATCGAGGAGTGCATGCTGCGCCGCCCCCTGGGCGGGGACGGAGTGCTGCGTGGTCAGTTGGAGCAGATTCTCTTGATCGGCCAATACCGCAACGTCGAGATCCAGGTGATGCCGACCCGCCGCGAGGATCACGCGGGAATGGCTGGCGCCTTCACCTTGATCGAGACCAAGGAAGAGCGGAGGATCGCGTACGTTGAGGCGCACAAGGACAGCCGTCTCTACACGGAGCGAAGGCCGGTCCGGGAGTTCGAGGAGCAGTACGGCGTCCTCCGGGCCCAGGCACTCACTCCGCGCGAATCGCTGGCCCTCATCGAGAAATCTCTGGGAGAGACATGA
- the aceB gene encoding malate synthase A produces the protein MSAPAPSPLAIVDAEPLPRQDEVLSHAALAFVAELHRQFTPRRDELLARRGERRAEIARTSTLDFLPETAAIRADDSWKVAPAPAALNDRRVEITGPTDRKMTINALNSGARVWLADFEDASAPTWENVVLGQLNLIDAYTRNIDFTDPRSGKSYSLKPADELATVVTRPRGWHLDERHLQLDGTPVPGALVDFGLYFFHNAQRLIDLGKGPYFYLPKTESHLEARLWNDIFVFAQDYLGIPQGTVRATVLIETITAAYEMEEILYELRDHASGLNAGRWDYLFSIVKNFRDGGAKFVLPDRNAVTMTAPFMRAYTELLVRTCHKRGAHAIGGMAAFIPSRRDAEVNKVAFEKVKADKDREAHDGFDGSWVAHPDLVPIAMASFDAVLGEKPNQKERLREDVSVTAGDLIAIDTLDAKPTYEGLRNAVAVGIRYIEAWLRGMGAVAIFNLMEDAATAEISRSQIWQWINADVVFENGEHATADLARKVAAEELAAIRAETGDEAFASGKWQQAHDLLLQVSLDQDYTDFLTLPAYEQLD, from the coding sequence ATGTCCGCACCAGCGCCGTCCCCGCTGGCCATCGTCGATGCCGAGCCCCTGCCCCGGCAGGATGAGGTCCTCAGCCACGCGGCTCTCGCGTTCGTGGCCGAGCTGCACCGGCAGTTCACACCCCGCCGCGACGAACTGCTCGCCCGCCGGGGTGAGCGTCGCGCCGAGATCGCCCGTACCTCCACGCTGGACTTTCTGCCCGAGACGGCAGCGATCCGCGCGGACGACTCCTGGAAAGTCGCGCCGGCCCCGGCCGCGCTGAACGACCGCCGGGTGGAGATCACCGGTCCGACCGACCGCAAGATGACCATCAACGCCCTGAACTCGGGCGCCAGGGTCTGGCTCGCCGACTTCGAGGACGCGTCCGCCCCCACGTGGGAGAACGTCGTCCTCGGCCAGCTCAATCTGATCGATGCCTACACCCGTAACATCGACTTCACGGACCCCAGGTCCGGCAAGTCGTACTCCCTCAAGCCCGCCGACGAGCTCGCCACGGTCGTCACCCGCCCCCGCGGCTGGCACCTGGACGAGCGTCACCTCCAGCTCGACGGCACCCCGGTGCCGGGCGCGCTGGTCGACTTCGGCCTCTACTTCTTCCACAACGCCCAGCGCCTCATCGACCTCGGCAAGGGCCCGTACTTCTACCTCCCGAAGACGGAGTCGCACCTGGAGGCCCGCCTCTGGAACGACATCTTCGTCTTCGCCCAGGACTACCTCGGCATCCCGCAGGGCACGGTCCGCGCGACCGTCCTCATCGAGACGATCACCGCCGCGTACGAGATGGAGGAGATCCTGTACGAGCTCCGCGACCACGCCTCCGGGCTGAACGCGGGCCGTTGGGACTACCTCTTCTCCATCGTCAAGAACTTCCGTGACGGCGGCGCCAAGTTCGTCCTCCCGGACCGCAACGCGGTGACGATGACCGCCCCGTTCATGCGCGCCTACACCGAACTCCTCGTCCGCACCTGCCACAAGCGCGGCGCGCACGCCATCGGCGGCATGGCGGCCTTCATCCCGTCCCGCCGCGACGCCGAGGTCAACAAGGTCGCCTTCGAGAAGGTCAAGGCCGACAAGGACCGCGAGGCCCACGACGGCTTCGACGGCTCCTGGGTCGCCCACCCCGACCTGGTCCCGATCGCCATGGCCTCCTTCGACGCGGTCCTCGGCGAGAAGCCGAACCAGAAGGAACGCCTGCGCGAGGACGTCTCGGTGACGGCGGGCGACCTGATCGCCATCGACACCCTGGACGCCAAGCCCACGTACGAGGGACTGCGCAACGCCGTCGCGGTCGGCATCCGCTACATCGAGGCCTGGCTGCGCGGCATGGGCGCGGTCGCCATCTTCAACCTGATGGAGGACGCGGCCACCGCGGAGATCTCGCGCTCGCAGATCTGGCAGTGGATCAACGCGGACGTCGTCTTCGAGAACGGCGAACACGCCACCGCGGACCTGGCCCGCAAGGTCGCAGCCGAGGAACTCGCCGCGATCCGCGCCGAGACCGGCGACGAGGCCTTCGCGTCCGGCAAGTGGCAGCAGGCCCACGACCTCCTGCTCCAGGTCTCCCTGGACCAGGACTACACGGACTTCCTGACCCTGCCGGCGTACGAGCAGTTGGACTGA
- a CDS encoding DUF397 domain-containing protein: MNAEALVGTPESAWFKSSYSSGAGGECVEVATRTSTVHVRDSKDRTGPILSVASGGWAAFVEFAAQS, translated from the coding sequence ATGAACGCCGAAGCGCTTGTGGGGACGCCTGAGTCCGCGTGGTTCAAGAGCAGCTACAGCAGCGGAGCCGGCGGCGAGTGCGTCGAGGTAGCGACCCGCACGAGCACCGTCCACGTTCGCGACTCGAAGGACAGGACCGGGCCCATCCTGTCTGTCGCCTCTGGCGGCTGGGCGGCCTTCGTGGAATTCGCCGCGCAGAGCTGA
- a CDS encoding DEAD/DEAH box helicase yields the protein MLIDEAGQATAQMPVGALWRARRGVIVGDPLQLEPVVTLPHTGQQALRRTFGVAEEWEPSRSSAQRVADRLNSSGTWLPAPQGSEDDRVWVGSPLRVHRRCDDPMFTISNEIAYDGLMVHRVHRDDDYAVARRGVWWPVSGGRASQGKWSPDEGDCANVIVHRLVDQGLDPDRELFVISPFRDVVAGLRRSLCHVVPRDRVGTVHTTQGKEADVVLLVLGAGGDKAGPRAWAASTPNLLNVAVSRARRRLFVVGDHDAWRGHQHFDVLARQLPCISEAEQAAMRELAPTVLAEGCRCR from the coding sequence ATGCTGATCGACGAGGCCGGCCAGGCGACCGCCCAGATGCCGGTGGGTGCGCTGTGGCGGGCGCGCAGAGGCGTCATCGTGGGCGATCCGCTGCAACTGGAGCCGGTGGTCACGCTGCCTCATACGGGGCAGCAGGCACTTCGCCGTACCTTCGGTGTGGCTGAGGAGTGGGAACCGTCCCGGAGCTCGGCGCAGCGCGTCGCGGACCGGCTGAACAGCTCCGGCACATGGCTTCCGGCACCCCAGGGTTCCGAGGACGACCGGGTCTGGGTGGGGTCGCCTCTGCGTGTCCACCGGCGTTGCGACGACCCGATGTTCACGATCAGCAACGAGATCGCCTACGACGGGCTCATGGTGCACAGGGTGCACCGGGACGACGATTACGCGGTGGCCCGGCGCGGCGTGTGGTGGCCGGTGAGCGGAGGGCGGGCATCGCAGGGCAAGTGGTCGCCGGACGAGGGGGATTGCGCGAACGTCATCGTGCACCGGCTCGTCGATCAGGGCCTTGACCCCGATCGTGAGCTCTTCGTCATCAGCCCGTTCCGGGATGTCGTGGCCGGACTCCGTCGCAGCCTGTGCCACGTTGTCCCGCGCGACAGGGTGGGAACCGTGCATACGACCCAGGGGAAGGAGGCCGATGTCGTGCTGCTGGTCCTCGGGGCGGGGGGCGACAAGGCAGGTCCGCGAGCCTGGGCGGCATCGACACCGAACCTGCTGAACGTCGCGGTGAGCCGGGCCCGTCGACGGCTGTTCGTCGTGGGTGACCACGACGCATGGCGTGGACACCAGCACTTCGACGTACTCGCACGTCAGCTGCCGTGCATCTCGGAGGCCGAGCAGGCGGCCATGCGGGAACTCGCCCCGACGGTGCTGGCCGAAGGGTGCCGATGCAGGTAG